The Raphanus sativus cultivar WK10039 unplaced genomic scaffold, ASM80110v3 Scaffold0985, whole genome shotgun sequence genome contains the following window.
TGTTAATCCCGGGAACACGACCGACTGCTTGCAGGAGAATCTATTCCAAATGAAGATCGGGTATCTCCAACtccactctatttttcactctaaaatagagtttagagtaaaaaatgttctaatagtactctatttctcactctataatagagtgaaaaataggtttacttcaaatatagagtaagttgttttttttgttcatcactctattttctagtctaaaatagagtaccattaGAGCAAActtcatctctattatagagtcattctattttagagtagaaaatagagtgaacCCTTGGAGATGGTCTTAACGATGAGAGCTCTTTGACTTATTTAGCGAAGAATCCTACGctctttttttgtaaactctagtttaaaagaaaaacagattTAACAATACATTAATgaatcaatgtttttaaatcgaatgttttatatcatttaaaatatagagaaccatgtaataatttatatttcaaaaattttataataatattattattctcAGCTGAGTTAATGAAATAAGATTGCCGgacatatataactaaattttgaaaataattttgatgtggaatactaaaaaaaatcatagggCTCCCATGTGAATTCTGACTTTTCCGAGTCACCTCGAATAATAGTTCCTGACCTAAAATTTCACAAATCAAGATCGAGAAAAAGGAAGTTTTGCAATCATTTTCTCAAACTTATTTGCAAAATGTTTACAAGTAGGGAAATAAGTTGCAACATTCTTTCCAAGTTTTAAGAGTTATGTTTTCTAACAgtgttttaaaatgtaatagaGCATTCATTACACATTAATAGAGcttaaatttgatatatatttttacataaaatacaaatataatattaatatatacatgttagttttagaaaattgaacataaaatatatttcaaatatttattttatgtataatatattttaatgtatataaatggTTTCAAATTATGAAGAATAAAAGCatgtttaattaatatataaataaaatagaatttgaagtctaaaattatttttcaaacagttaaactaatataaataatcataaaatacataaaataattaaaaactaatataaaaaatattaataatatagtgatattaatattttagtttttgaatattaataactaaaatcTACTGAAAAATCTACGTATGTGTTGCGCATCCGCCTAAACACTATTATATACTCGAGTTATATAAGTCTGCATAAAACAATGTATAATATTATCTCATAACGTCTAAACATTGTCTAGACGAAGCAGGGGCGGACGGAGAGCCAACATAACGGGGTCACGTGCCCCcgtctaaattttaatttgctATAGTAATATGTATGAAGTATTAAAAGTGCCCCCATCTAGAGAGTTAGATGTAATGTGAAAATGTCATGTGCCTCCATCTAAGTTTGGTGCTAGATCCGCCACTGAGACGAAGCATACACAGCATTTTAAAATACTGGTTTCTAAGAACACATCATATTTgtattaagatatttttaatataacaacCTACTTTCaacatgatatataatttatacaaacTTTGTGCTATTTGTTAAAATTACTTGTGTAAAGAGCTTTTCTAATTACTTCcgattttactaattaaaattcatatattctCTAGAAACAAGGTACCTAGCTAAATAACTCGATGTTATTTTTTGTTGCGTGTAAATGTTAAGTCGATGTTAAAACCTACCAATTTGCTGGTCCATCGATCTGCCGGATTATCTCTTCCAAGTTAATAACGAGTAACAATCCAATCATTTTCGGCCCATCAGTTTTTAGTCCAAACTTCACATCTCCAATATGACGCCACGCGGTACCTAAGTGGctcaaaaaatttgttttatatttctgCATACTCATGAAACAAACCATTGCACTTGTAGTGGTGGCTACAAAGAAGCAATCTATAACGCACCCATGTTCTAGGGACCGTTCCATGCCTGATGCCGTCTTTTTGCCTCACGGGAATTGAATGAAATAAATCTACAGATTTAAAATGAGAATGACAAAAATTGGATTTCTTTCTGCAGTGTATAGTAACTATGATAGCATTTATTTCCCAATTTTCCCAATTATTAAAATTCCtaaaaaaagaagttttttttctttttattccaATAGTATTAAATGCATTCATGTGTTACACATTGTAACCCCCTTCCCTAATTCATGGCAATCTATTTATTGTCTCCcaacatattttcaaatttcaaataattctTCTCACTCATAATAAATATCTCTTTATTCCTTCAGAATTTATTTTCTTGGTAAAgccaaaacacacaaaaaaaaacacattctcgTGAAAAAAGATCTAAGAGAAAGTCTctttccacaaaaaaaaaacagccaTGGCTTCACAATGGACAATACCAAAACTTGTCACTTGGAGAGTTAAAGATTGGGCTTCCTGTTTCTTGGCTTGCAAGATTCCTATAGGTCTTCTTCTCTACTCTATAATTACTAGTTTCATATTGTTTAAATCATTTTACTGATTGTATCTTTCAGATGTAGATGAGGATGCAGTTAATAACAACAGTAACACAACGAACAACAATCTAATGTTCAAGAGGACAAAGCGGAAGATTAAGAAGAAGAGGTCAGAGAGGAAGCTCAGTCTAAGCCCACCAGGTACACGTCATCATCATCTAAGAAGCAGCAGCAGCGTTTCTCCGACATCTGCGTCTCATAACCGGCGGTTGAGCTTGCCGCAGCCTCCGGCCTCAGATGAACCTGGCTTCATTGTCTTCTGCTTCGACCGTGAAGATGGAGGTTTTGACGTTGTGAAAGAAgggaaagaagagagaagagaggtgGAATTGTCATCTGAAAAGTCACCGAAAACGGTACATCGTAAGGTTCGTTGTCGGGTGCACTGTTTCTTAAAATCTTTTAACGCATCAATTTTCATGTCTAACACAAACTTTGACTTTGCATTGTGTTCTTTAAAACAGCTCATTTATGGAGACCAAGGGGTAAGCAAAGAAGAGAAGATTAACTCGTTGGAGATTAAAGAGACAGAACATGATCAGGCCGATAAGACTATATGCCAAGAAACTGAAAATGTCTCTTGTGGTGTTCATGATCcggtaatattttcttttatgatgttcctgttattttttcttttgaatgacAAGTGGTTCTAGGTCCTTGTGGTGTTCCTGTTTTCTTTTAAGAtgttcctgttttttttttgaatgacaACTAAAAATGTTTTTGCTGACATAAAAAAAAGACAACTGAAAATGTCTCTTGTGGTGTTCATGATCCGGTAATATTTTTGCAAGTCCGTACGTCCAGTATGGCAAAACTCGAAACCATTTTAAATTCACTCTCATCTGGAGAGAACACTTTCCCAACAGGACTTAGGACGTATAATCCCTTGGATACCTATTGGATAATTTAAGAGTTCTATCCATTAGGAAAATTCCTTAATGGTGATATtgttacaaatttaaatttgtgaatttgctatatattcttatttatgTTACTTTCATTTGTTGCAGAAgaacgaggaagaagaagatattgaTGTCTCTGATAAATCTAGCGGGTCTAATCACTCAGATGAAGGAAGGGGATCGTTTGCATTTCCCATGTGAGTTTAAATAGCAACTAAAAAGGGTCTAAGGCTCTTTTGTTTGTCTTGTTGAGAAACTGAGTTCCCTGAATTGAAAATGTTATGCAGATTGGGAGTTGAGTGGATGGGGAGCCCCGTCCTGATGCCTACACCAGATGACTTGTCTCCTAAGAAACAAAAACCCATAGCTTTAGGGTTCCAATGCTGTAGATTCTGAAAAGAGGACACTCTATAAGTTTTCTATGAGATTGTTTTGTATATCTCTGTTTCTCATTAAAGATAAATACTTTGAAACGACCACATAATCTACAATTTAGACATTAACTCATAGTAATTTATCAAACTAACACAAGGACCAGAAGAAGTAAGACATCTCATGGATTCCTTGGAAGACGTCATGGTGTAGATTCTCTGAGcctttttttacaatttttatctaTAACTCAATGCTTTTTTTCACTTGTTCACTTTGCAAAATGTTTCAATGTCCATATTGAtgatactaaataatataaggtcctgtgtttcaaaaagaataaaataatataggcAGGCCCGGCTTAAAAACATTATGGGCCTTGTGCTCAGATTATACTTTTCCAAAATTGTAGTTAtgtgttttgaattttataaattaagaccctaattatatattttttgcagaCTAAGACCCTAATTTTAAGAAGAAAACTTTCAGAAAAAATAAAGGACCCTGTGCAAGTGCACCTTGGGCCCACCCCAATAGTACTACTAATCAGAGGATCTTTGTGCtcctaatctttttttttttgttttggcatCTTTCTTTAGCACTATAACCAATAGGGTcctatttttaaacaaaatataatatatggtCTTAACGCGCTGTTATTCTCATCTTACACGAATACGTTGTCGTTTCATTAAGCAATGAAATAATATTGAACCACCTCTAACGGTGTGGTTCCGGTAGTGAAGAAACATATGGCAGCGTAAAGTAACCACGCGCCTGTACAGTCTGTAGCGTTAACCCATAAAGGTGATGGTCTTTACTTTGTAAGCTAGCTTTAAACCTTGGCAACTAGATTACCTTCTGCCGTCTACATTTTTATGAGATTGTTTTGTATCTCTATAAACTAGTGTTCCTTCTAGTGTTTGTTAAGTTACTAAGCTACTTTGTTATCGTGTTGTTCATGTCTCCTTATTATAAGTTTTGATGTGTTCAGCATAATTAATGAGTAAATCTACGTActattgttttaaattaataaaaaaagatgtTACAAAGACGAAAAGAAACTCTCAACGTtagaattaagaagaaaaacaaaacaagctAAACTTAAAGTGAGCAGCAGATAGTATTACTCTGTCCATCATTGTTGTTATCCACTAAAACTTGTGACATGTGTGACCATCATAGACAAAGTAGAGgatttataaatacaaacacCTGAATTAATGTATGTATAAGAATCTATTGCTCAGTAACCATCATAGACGTCATTTGTAGTATGCGGTGCCATATATAAAAGGCACAAATATACTGTCTTTACCGCTaacattattttgtaaattttatgttaaactATGTATCCAAaccttttctttcttcaaaatGTTTTTATGTGAACAATGTTTACAACGTAATATATAATACTGATTCATTCTCATTCAACattgtttattttactaaatgcGGAAACAGTTGTTAAGTTATTAATCTCTTCGAGACAAAGATCATAGCAAGCTAGCTTAGTGTTCTTTAGTACTATTGGTTATAGTACTAAAGAAAGatgccaaaacaaaaaaaaattaggagcACAAAGATCCTCTGATTATGTCAAACGCAGGCCCGGCTCTAGGCATGTGCTGGGGAGCACTGGCACAGGGTCcattataatttttgattttttctggTCTAGATTTAGGGtccaatatttaaaaaaaaaaaatttgtatgagaaatttttttttttgctcaggGTCCATATAACACTTGAGACGGGCCTGGTCAAACGAGTCGATCAATGGAAAATTACAATAGAAATCATGAAACTATTAGGGAAAATGACAATGGACATGGTGGAATCCTAACCAACCCACAGACAATCCTAAACTCTCCCAACCGCCCAACCCAACTTTCCCGTTGTGTATGAGATTTTATGACTTACGCACATGCCTTATTGGACCTGCTCTCCTTCAAGTGCTTTTCCCTACAGTGACCACCACCTATCTAGTATGGACCCCTCATCACCATCAGCACTGATTCGCGTTTAAGAGCTTTTACTGATCCAACGGTCCACAGTCGGTTTCTATTTAAACACACAAATGATCCATCCGTACTCTATTTTCTCTCTCGGCGATATTTGAAGTCTTCTTCGAGAAACGATCGGAGTTGGAGAAAACAACGAGCCGACCATTGATATCAGACTATCAGTACGTCAGCCCTTGACATTAAGACATGGAAGTGGGATCCATTTCAGCCATGTGTGGAATGCATGTCATGTCACGCATTAGATCCGTGGCAAGGCAACCGTAAAATATTAAGcgatacaaaaataatattatgaaatctaattaaaattttgaaaagcaaattacataattatatttatgtaaatcaattgtttatttttttaaaaaaaattgaagctaATGTTTCGTTTAACTTTATACAGACTATTATCAACGAGTCCAGGCACTCAACGCTGGTCCATGCATAATCGCTAGTAGTCTATTTGCCAAGAACTGATTTTAGGCGACGACTCTCTCGTTCATCCGTACAGTTACCCAAAACTTTTTTCTATTATTCGCCATTGAAGAACAAGATATCCTCTCTCGCTCAGACATGTTTTCCCCTTTTTACATCAACAAACCCAAGACTACTCGTTCgagttaaattttattaattggtTAATACTATAAtcataaaaatgttataaaaaggTTAATACAATAATCATAAGCTGTGTAAGCTGTAATATTTAGCTGTTTTTATGTTGTGAACGAATGtgaattaattttgaaaaaagtaaAGAGTAAAACGTATTAAGGTAAatacatatgttttttattattgtgtGAATTTATAACCTTACAAACCTTTAGACATGTATTTATAGCAGTCTCGAAATTttgatttcattttttctaTAAGAATACATACTTATCTTTTTAGTGCCTACAACGTACGCATTCGGTCGAACTACTTCCGATCAACGAATAATTGGTTTTTACTGGTGCACAAAGATTTAAAACACAtagatgaaatattttatttggttttaatttcGATAATATATCATCCGCACCGGTGGGAATGAATGTTGATTTGAGATTCTTAACAATAAAAGGTTAAGAGCAGCTCCATCGAGAATATATAGAGA
Protein-coding sequences here:
- the LOC130503501 gene encoding protein BREAKING OF ASYMMETRY IN THE STOMATAL LINEAGE-like isoform X2; translated protein: MASQWTIPKLVTWRVKDWASCFLACKIPIDEDAVNNNSNTTNNNLMFKRTKRKIKKKRSERKLSLSPPGTRHHHLRSSSSVSPTSASHNRRLSLPQPPASDEPGFIVFCFDREDGGFDVVKEGKEERREVELSSEKSPKTVHRKLIYGDQGVSKEEKINSLEIKETEHDQADKTICQETENVSCGVHDPKNEEEEDIDVSDKSSGSNHSDEGRGSFAFPILGVEWMGSPVLMPTPDDLSPKKQKPIALGFQCCRF
- the LOC130503501 gene encoding protein BREAKING OF ASYMMETRY IN THE STOMATAL LINEAGE-like isoform X1 is translated as MASQWTIPKLVTWRVKDWASCFLACKIPIDVDEDAVNNNSNTTNNNLMFKRTKRKIKKKRSERKLSLSPPGTRHHHLRSSSSVSPTSASHNRRLSLPQPPASDEPGFIVFCFDREDGGFDVVKEGKEERREVELSSEKSPKTVHRKLIYGDQGVSKEEKINSLEIKETEHDQADKTICQETENVSCGVHDPKNEEEEDIDVSDKSSGSNHSDEGRGSFAFPILGVEWMGSPVLMPTPDDLSPKKQKPIALGFQCCRF